TCCGGACTTCGTCTTGTACGTCCGCATTTCAATAATCATCGGGAACTGTTTCCGGCAGCACTCCCATTCCGGACGCGTGTGTCGGTCGCGATCCAGTTCACCTCCCATGTCTTACCACCGTCGTCGGAGAAAGCCTGCTCGAACCGGTATGAGTCGGGCGTGATCGGGGAGATCACGAACCGGACCAGGATCATGCGTCCGTTGTACTCTTCATGGCTATAGAACTCGCCGCGCCCATTCTTGAACTCTCCGATGGTGGGTTTGGCCAACACGCCCATTTTCGGGCTGGCAAAGTACAAGCTCCACTGGCGCGATTGCGGATTATACAGCCGCAGGTTCAGGCCCTCGAACCGTCCTGCTTGACCTTCCGCTACCAGCTCAACCAGGTTGGCGCGACCACCGCAGAGCTTTTGCACTGTCGTGGTGCCTTCGTAATCCGCCCACTTGCTTGATCCGCTCAGCGGATTCGCAAGCCGCTTCAGTTGCGTCTTCCACGTGCCAAACTCGAAGTCGAAGTCATGCGGACCGCCTGTTGCGCTGGCATCCTGCGGCGCTCCACCCGCGAGCGCCGCATCGCTTTCCGGCACTCGTGTTTGGTCGGTGATCCAGTTCACCTCCCAGGTTTTGCCGCCGTCGTCTGAAAACGACTGCTCGAAGTGCGCCGAGTTTGGCGTAATGTCCGACCACACATATCGCACCAGGATCGTGCGTCCGTTGAATTCCTCCTGGTCGTAGAATTCGCCGCGTCCATTCTTGAACTCACCGACGGTCGGAACTCCTAACTTGCCGTCCTTCGCGTTTGCCCAATAGATGTTCCATTGCCGCGAGGTCGGGTTATACAGCCGCAGCGTGATTCCTTCGACCTTTCCCGAAGGACCGTCCGTCAGGAACTCCTCGATATACGCTCGGCCATCCCAAATCCTGCGCGTCTTCGATGTGCCATCGAACTCTACCCACTGCTTCGACCCAGTCAGTGGCTTCAGCAGACGCTTGAGATGGATCTTCCACGAGCCAACCTCGAAGTCGAAGTTGTTCGACGCGTCGAGAGCCTCAGCCTTCGGTTGAGCACTATCCGGTTTTGCTTGGGAGAGGGCATTGATGGAAAGCAGCAGGCAAATGGCGCTGCAAAGGAGTATGAGCTTCGGGAGTCGTATCTTGAATACCCACATGCGCCAAAGCTACCGGGCACCAGTGGCTATGCTCAATAGCCACTTTCCGGTGATACGATATAGCCACTTCTTTATGGGGACGAAGCGCATTGCAGCCACATTTCTGCCGCCTGTGGCGCTCGATCGAAGCAGCTATGTTCCCATTTATCGGCAGCTCTACGACTGGTTCCGCAACGCAATTACCACCGGACAAATGCGCCCAGGACAACGCGTTCCCTCCAGCCGAAGCCTCGCGACCGAACTCAACATCTCGCGCATTCCGGTTCTGAACGCCTTCGAGCAACTTCACGCGGAAGGTTATTTCGAAACCTTCACTGGCGCAGGCACCTGCGTTGCTCGGGCGATTCCCGATGAGACGATCAAGGCCGATTCCAGCAAAGATCGACGGGAGCAGATTGACGACCGTGCCAAACGCCGGCTTTCCCGCCGCGGAGACGCATTGACTCGCGAGCCTTCGCAAGTTTGGCTCAACAGCCTCGGAGCATTCCGAGTCAGTCTGCCAGCGCTCGAAAATTTTCCAAGTCGGGTGTGGTCGAAGCTGGTGGCGGCTCATGCCCGGCGTCCATCCAAGAGCAGCATGGCCTACGGCGACGCGATGGGTTATCTGCCGTTCCGCGAGGCCATCGCCGAGTATCTCGGGGCGGCGCGCGCCGTGCGGTGCCGGCCTTCCCAGATTCTCGTTACTACCGGGTCGCAACAGGCGCTCCAGCTTTGCGCGCAGGTGCTTCTCGATCCCGGCAGCCAGGTGCTCATGGAAGATCCCGGATATCCGGGCGCTCGGCAGGCGTTCAGCAGCGTGGGAGCGCGAATCGTTCCGGTGCCGGTTGACGAGGAGGGAATTGAGGTTGGGGCGATTGCGCGCCGAGGACGTAGCGTTCGCGCGATCTATGTCACGCCGTCGCATCAGTATCCGCTGGGGATGACGATGAGCGCCGCGCGGCGCATGATGCTGCTGGACTGGGCTGTCCGCAGC
This genomic window from Terriglobales bacterium contains:
- a CDS encoding PLP-dependent aminotransferase family protein → MRQSYRAPVAMLNSHFPVIRYSHFFMGTKRIAATFLPPVALDRSSYVPIYRQLYDWFRNAITTGQMRPGQRVPSSRSLATELNISRIPVLNAFEQLHAEGYFETFTGAGTCVARAIPDETIKADSSKDRREQIDDRAKRRLSRRGDALTREPSQVWLNSLGAFRVSLPALENFPSRVWSKLVAAHARRPSKSSMAYGDAMGYLPFREAIAEYLGAARAVRCRPSQILVTTGSQQALQLCAQVLLDPGSQVLMEDPGYPGARQAFSSVGARIVPVPVDEEGIEVGAIARRGRSVRAIYVTPSHQYPLGMTMSAARRMMLLDWAVRSGTWIIEDDYDSEYRFESRPVASLQGLDSSDRVIYIGTFSKVMFPALRLGYVVLPADLVRVFSAARDAADIFSSTLYQAVMADFIRDGHFARHIRRMRMLYMERRKALVKSIGSHIPGRLEIVGAEAGMHLVTLLPQGVNDVEIARKAAQKGISAMPLSSCYVSAEKRGGLILGYGGVNAHQINDAIRTLRTIL